In Candidatus Nitrosarchaeum limnium SFB1, the following proteins share a genomic window:
- a CDS encoding putative ATPase RIL, translated as MTHRVAVLDKELCQPKKCGLECIKYCPVNKSGADCIILNEESKKAQIDENVCNGCGICVKVCPFEAITIVNLASELASDKIHQYGPNSFRLYKLPTPRKGEVVGLLGRNGMGKSTVVNILSGNLKPNLGRYDNPPEWDEILKYYSGTELKSHFEKIKNKQIHASIKPQQVHHVAQAFDGTGKELIERYDERGISRELIKELGLENSMEQNLKELSGGELQRLAIAAVASKDSEFYFFDEPSSYNDVFQRKSVARVIQSLAKVGKSVMVVEHDLTLLDFLSDYIEVLYGEPAAYGVVSSVLSTKIGINVFLDGYLPTENVRFRDKKFSFDVSSSSTDEFQEGSEIMSYPKLEKKYSSFSVSIEPGRVRKGEVLGIMGANALGKTTLMKMIAGVEKPDVGEIDKKIKIAYKPQYLQNDIDAEVIALLDKANGNTVEGSQEEEQILEPLKIKKLYNKSVKNLSGGELQKVSVASCLLQKVDLYALDEPSAFLDVEDRITIAKFLQKFVRSFGKTAIVIDHDIQLMDLISDSMIIFEGISGVSGHATSPMPKADAMNQFLKSLDMSFRRDEKSLRPRVNKLESRLDKEQKSSGNFYYKN; from the coding sequence ATGACTCATCGAGTTGCGGTATTAGACAAGGAACTTTGTCAACCAAAAAAATGTGGTTTAGAATGTATAAAATATTGTCCAGTCAATAAATCAGGAGCAGATTGCATTATACTCAATGAAGAATCAAAAAAAGCTCAGATCGATGAAAATGTTTGTAATGGATGTGGCATATGTGTCAAGGTTTGTCCATTTGAAGCAATTACTATTGTTAATTTAGCATCAGAGCTAGCGTCTGATAAAATACATCAATATGGCCCTAACTCATTTCGATTGTACAAATTACCTACACCAAGAAAAGGAGAGGTAGTGGGATTACTGGGTAGAAACGGAATGGGAAAAAGTACTGTAGTCAATATTCTCTCTGGAAATCTTAAACCAAATTTAGGAAGATATGACAATCCACCAGAGTGGGATGAGATTTTAAAATATTACAGTGGAACAGAATTAAAATCTCATTTTGAAAAAATTAAAAATAAACAAATTCATGCATCAATAAAACCACAGCAAGTACATCATGTTGCACAAGCATTTGACGGTACTGGAAAAGAATTGATAGAAAGATATGATGAACGTGGAATCTCAAGAGAACTAATCAAAGAATTAGGTTTAGAAAATTCAATGGAGCAGAATCTAAAAGAGCTTAGCGGTGGAGAACTTCAAAGATTAGCTATTGCAGCTGTTGCATCAAAAGATTCAGAATTTTATTTCTTTGATGAACCATCATCATATAATGATGTTTTTCAAAGAAAAAGTGTTGCAAGAGTAATTCAAAGTTTAGCAAAAGTTGGAAAAAGTGTAATGGTTGTAGAACATGATTTAACGTTACTTGATTTTCTTAGTGATTATATCGAAGTACTTTATGGTGAACCTGCAGCATACGGAGTGGTTTCTAGTGTATTATCAACAAAAATTGGAATCAATGTTTTCCTTGATGGTTATCTTCCTACAGAAAATGTTCGATTTAGAGATAAGAAATTTTCTTTTGATGTATCTTCGTCATCCACAGATGAATTTCAGGAAGGAAGTGAAATTATGTCGTATCCAAAATTGGAAAAAAAATATTCATCGTTCTCAGTTTCAATTGAACCAGGTAGAGTAAGAAAAGGTGAAGTATTAGGAATAATGGGTGCAAATGCTCTGGGAAAGACTACATTAATGAAAATGATTGCAGGTGTAGAAAAACCAGATGTAGGGGAGATTGATAAAAAAATAAAAATTGCATACAAACCACAATATCTTCAAAACGATATTGATGCTGAAGTTATTGCATTGTTAGATAAAGCAAATGGCAATACAGTTGAAGGGAGTCAAGAAGAAGAACAAATTCTAGAGCCATTAAAAATTAAAAAACTATACAATAAATCAGTAAAGAATCTATCTGGAGGAGAATTACAAAAAGTTTCTGTAGCATCGTGTCTTTTACAAAAAGTTGATCTTTATGCATTAGATGAACCATCGGCATTCTTGGATGTAGAAGATAGAATAACCATAGCAAAATTCTTACAAAAATTTGTAAGATCATTTGGAAAAACAGCAATTGTGATAGACCACGATATACAACTAATGGATCTAATATCGGATTCAATGATAATTTTTGAAGGAATATCAGGAGTATCAGGTCATGCAACATCTCCAATGCCAAAAGCGGATGCGATGAATCAGTTTCTAAAATCACTTGACATGTCATTTAGGAGAGATGAAAAATCATTGAGGCCAAGAGTAAACAAATTAGAGAGCAGATTAGATAAAGAACAAAAGAGTTCAGGAAATTTCTATTACAAAAATTGA
- a CDS encoding transcription regulator — protein sequence MDKRKGMGITIFVLCITAFFLYAYLLMLSEWSPIVLQLSILMIAGGILGVVAWIGYVMATTKPSSASISADD from the coding sequence ATGGATAAGCGTAAAGGAATGGGAATCACAATTTTTGTTTTATGCATCACTGCATTCTTTCTTTATGCATATTTGTTGATGTTATCAGAATGGAGTCCTATAGTATTACAACTATCAATTTTGATGATTGCAGGTGGAATACTAGGTGTTGTTGCTTGGATTGGTTATGTTATGGCTACCACAAAGCCTTCATCTGCATCAATATCTGCTGATGATTGA
- a CDS encoding ribosomal-protein-alanine acetyltransferase: protein MQVILRQLGDCNIRRAEPSDLIPVMEINLKTLPEHYSDYFYESLLAEIPEAFIVAEIGGKHVGYIMCKTEYGFSNFKKLGFVKKGHVVSIAVLQEHRKKGIGKALVEESVNGVRLKKCDEFYLEVRCSNNEAVRLYEKLGFVIRQKLNAYYRDGEDAYLMAIELD, encoded by the coding sequence ATGCAAGTAATTCTAAGGCAGCTGGGTGACTGTAATATACGACGTGCAGAACCTAGCGATCTAATACCTGTTATGGAAATTAATCTAAAAACTCTCCCAGAACACTATTCTGATTATTTCTATGAAAGTCTTCTTGCAGAAATTCCAGAAGCCTTTATTGTTGCAGAAATTGGAGGAAAGCATGTTGGTTATATCATGTGTAAAACTGAATATGGTTTTTCTAATTTTAAAAAACTAGGATTTGTAAAAAAAGGTCATGTGGTATCTATTGCAGTTCTTCAAGAGCATAGGAAAAAGGGAATTGGGAAAGCTCTAGTTGAAGAATCTGTAAATGGTGTTAGACTAAAAAAATGTGATGAATTTTATCTTGAGGTAAGATGTAGCAATAATGAAGCTGTTAGATTATATGAAAAACTAGGCTTTGTTATCCGACAAAAACTTAATGCATATTATCGTGATGGCGAAGATGCATATCTTATGGCAATTGAACTGGACTAA